A part of Geothrix oryzae genomic DNA contains:
- a CDS encoding bifunctional metallophosphatase/5'-nucleotidase — protein sequence MKHWFWILLIALGVQAQEARIQILGTTDLHGRVMAEETFSLQPANLGWAKIASLIHRQRALNPNTVLVDCGDTIQGEPLNYVRNVLRRDLPEPSMAIMNALGYSAMAVGNHEYDFGLEALREIEKQAGFSFLSANTVDAKGKRPFPAQVLLTVAGVRVALVGFTTPRIPAMTEPANYAGLHFQDIVASARELVPRLREKEKVDVVVALVHSGLGAVDGREGDENAALRLADQVPGIDAILTGHTHQAVQVEHKGIPILQAMSQGRALAVVDLNLRMEKGRWRVVATTGRLLRPDSDTPVDAEVLSLTAPLRAATDRYLDTAATNLLVDLDSRWSRMEDTPIMQLLHQVQRQATGAQLSAAAVPGTRLFIPKGPTSVRQFYALLPYENQVARIRITGAQLKAYLEHAARHYTYSWEPELYDRDVPFYNFDTVDGVTYALDLGKPVGSRVVNLGFQGQPVKPTQTFTLALSTYRLRGGGGYMAAIGFTGTPELVTTASQRNLLLEHVLARPSLSPAATNAWRTIPYLDRERVLNLAR from the coding sequence ATGAAGCATTGGTTCTGGATCCTGTTGATCGCCCTGGGCGTCCAGGCCCAAGAGGCCCGGATTCAGATTCTTGGCACCACGGACCTGCATGGTCGCGTGATGGCCGAAGAGACCTTCAGCCTCCAGCCCGCGAACCTGGGCTGGGCGAAGATCGCCTCCCTGATCCACCGCCAGCGGGCCCTGAACCCGAACACGGTGCTGGTGGACTGCGGGGACACCATCCAGGGCGAGCCCCTGAACTATGTGCGGAATGTGCTCCGCCGCGACCTGCCCGAGCCCAGCATGGCCATCATGAACGCCCTGGGCTATTCGGCCATGGCCGTGGGCAACCACGAATACGACTTCGGCCTGGAGGCGCTCCGCGAGATCGAGAAACAGGCCGGTTTCTCCTTTCTGTCCGCCAACACGGTCGATGCCAAAGGGAAGCGGCCCTTCCCGGCCCAGGTCCTGCTGACGGTGGCGGGGGTGCGGGTGGCCCTGGTGGGCTTCACCACCCCCAGGATCCCGGCCATGACGGAGCCGGCCAACTATGCGGGCCTGCACTTCCAGGACATCGTGGCCTCCGCCCGGGAGCTGGTGCCGCGGCTCCGCGAGAAGGAGAAGGTGGATGTGGTGGTGGCCCTGGTCCACTCGGGCCTGGGGGCCGTGGATGGCCGCGAGGGCGATGAGAACGCCGCCCTCCGGCTCGCGGATCAGGTTCCGGGGATCGACGCCATCCTGACGGGCCACACCCACCAGGCGGTGCAGGTCGAGCACAAGGGCATCCCCATCCTCCAGGCCATGTCCCAGGGGCGCGCCCTGGCGGTGGTGGACCTGAACCTCCGGATGGAGAAGGGCCGCTGGCGCGTGGTCGCCACCACCGGCCGGCTCCTCCGCCCCGATTCGGACACCCCGGTGGATGCCGAGGTGCTGAGCCTGACCGCGCCCCTGCGCGCCGCCACGGATCGCTACCTGGATACGGCCGCGACCAACCTGCTGGTGGATCTGGACAGCCGCTGGTCCCGCATGGAGGACACCCCGATCATGCAGCTCCTCCATCAGGTGCAGCGGCAGGCCACGGGAGCCCAGCTGTCGGCCGCCGCGGTGCCCGGGACCCGGCTGTTCATTCCCAAGGGGCCCACGAGTGTGCGGCAGTTCTACGCGCTGCTGCCCTACGAGAACCAGGTGGCGCGCATCCGCATCACCGGGGCCCAGCTCAAGGCCTACCTGGAGCACGCCGCCCGCCACTACACCTACAGCTGGGAACCGGAGCTCTACGACCGCGATGTCCCGTTCTACAACTTCGACACGGTGGACGGCGTGACCTATGCGCTGGACCTGGGCAAGCCCGTGGGCAGCCGGGTCGTGAACCTCGGCTTCCAGGGGCAGCCGGTGAAGCCCACCCAGACCTTCACCCTCGCGCTGAGCACCTACCGGCTGCGCGGCGGGGGCGGCTACATGGCGGCGATCGGCTTCACCGGGACGCCCGAGCTCGTGACGACGGCCTCCCAGCGCAACCTGCTGCTGGAGCATGTCCTGGCCCGCCCCAGCCTCAGTCCCGCGGCCACCAACGCATGGCGCACCATCCCCTACCTGGACCGCGAGCGGGTGTTGAACCTGGCGCGTTGA
- the dxs gene encoding 1-deoxy-D-xylulose-5-phosphate synthase, translated as MDSSAHPYPLLDSLAAPQQIRHFTPGQLERLAAEVRAFVIASVSETGGHFSSNLGTVELTVALFHHFDFLQDRIVWDVGHQAYPHKILTGRMDRFPTLRQHHGLSGFLKRDESPYDHFGAGHASTSISAALGMAKARDLQKQNHTCIAVIGDGSMTAGMAFEGLNQAGYLEAKNFLVILNDNDMSINPNVGSLQGYLNQIMSGQYYQRWRDRIEHAIKSIPLEGLSKGVAKAAKWSEESFKRLMVPGLLFEDLGFRYLGPVNGHDVNATSKALAEAKEKMKDGPVLLHVQTKKGYGYEPAVQDPLKWHGVTAFDAESGEIIKVQADPAKPAPPSYTSVFGKALVDLAKKDDKIVGITAAMLDGTGLNFLQKAFPDRCFDVGIAEQHAVTFAAGLAAQGMRPVAAIYSTFLQRGFDQVAHDVCIQDLPVTFALDRAGIVGADGPTHHGLYDLAYLRCLPNIILMAPKDENELRRMLMTAVYCGHPAALRYPRGNGLGVALEEPIAALPIGKGELLREGGDLVLCALGALVEPALRIAESLAAEGIDCAVINARFIKPLDETLLHTWARRCRGVVTLEEGCAPGGFSGAVAESMADAGLVRPLLRCAVPDHLVHHGDPKRLLEEEGLSPSILEARIRTFVHQI; from the coding sequence GTGGATTCTTCCGCCCACCCGTATCCCCTGCTCGATTCCCTGGCCGCCCCCCAGCAGATCCGTCATTTCACCCCGGGTCAGCTCGAACGGCTCGCGGCCGAGGTGCGGGCCTTCGTCATCGCCTCCGTGTCGGAAACGGGAGGGCACTTCAGCTCCAACCTCGGCACCGTGGAACTGACCGTCGCCCTCTTCCACCACTTCGACTTCCTCCAGGATCGCATCGTGTGGGATGTGGGCCACCAGGCCTACCCCCACAAGATCCTCACGGGCCGCATGGACCGCTTCCCCACCCTGCGCCAGCACCACGGCCTCTCGGGCTTCCTCAAGCGGGACGAGAGCCCCTACGACCACTTCGGCGCGGGCCACGCCAGCACCAGCATCTCCGCGGCGCTGGGCATGGCCAAGGCCCGGGACCTCCAGAAGCAGAACCACACCTGCATCGCCGTCATCGGCGACGGCTCCATGACCGCGGGCATGGCCTTCGAGGGCCTCAACCAGGCCGGCTACCTGGAGGCCAAGAACTTCCTGGTGATCCTCAACGACAACGACATGAGCATCAATCCCAATGTCGGATCGCTGCAGGGCTACCTCAACCAGATCATGTCGGGCCAGTACTACCAGCGCTGGCGCGACCGCATCGAGCACGCCATCAAGTCCATCCCCCTCGAAGGCCTGAGCAAAGGCGTGGCCAAGGCGGCCAAGTGGAGCGAGGAGAGCTTCAAGCGCCTGATGGTGCCCGGGCTGCTCTTCGAGGATCTGGGCTTCCGCTACCTGGGCCCCGTGAACGGCCACGATGTGAACGCCACCTCCAAGGCCCTGGCCGAGGCCAAGGAGAAGATGAAGGACGGCCCGGTGCTGCTGCATGTGCAGACCAAGAAGGGCTACGGCTACGAACCCGCCGTGCAGGACCCGCTGAAGTGGCACGGCGTCACCGCCTTCGACGCCGAGTCCGGCGAGATCATCAAGGTCCAGGCGGACCCCGCCAAGCCCGCGCCCCCCAGCTACACCAGCGTCTTCGGCAAGGCCCTGGTGGACCTGGCGAAGAAGGACGACAAGATCGTCGGCATCACCGCCGCCATGCTGGATGGCACGGGCCTGAACTTCCTCCAGAAGGCCTTCCCGGATCGGTGCTTCGATGTGGGCATCGCCGAGCAGCACGCCGTCACCTTCGCCGCAGGCCTCGCCGCCCAGGGCATGCGCCCGGTGGCCGCCATCTACAGCACCTTCCTGCAGCGCGGCTTCGACCAGGTGGCGCACGATGTCTGCATCCAGGACCTGCCCGTGACCTTCGCCCTCGACCGCGCCGGCATCGTGGGGGCGGACGGCCCCACACACCACGGGCTCTACGACCTGGCCTACCTGCGCTGCCTCCCCAACATCATCCTCATGGCCCCCAAGGACGAGAACGAACTGCGCCGGATGCTCATGACGGCCGTCTACTGCGGACATCCGGCCGCCCTCCGCTACCCCCGGGGCAACGGCCTCGGCGTGGCGCTGGAGGAACCCATCGCCGCCCTGCCCATCGGCAAGGGCGAGCTGCTCCGCGAGGGCGGCGACCTGGTACTCTGCGCCCTGGGCGCCCTGGTGGAGCCGGCCCTGCGGATCGCGGAATCCCTGGCGGCGGAAGGCATCGACTGCGCCGTCATCAACGCCCGATTCATCAAGCCCCTGGACGAAACGCTCCTCCACACCTGGGCCCGCCGCTGCCGCGGCGTCGTCACCCTGGAGGAGGGCTGCGCCCCGGGCGGGTTCAGCGGCGCCGTGGCCGAGTCCATGGCCGATGCGGGCCTGGTCCGTCCCCTGCTCCGCTGCGCCGTACCTGACCACTTGGTCCACCACGGCGATCCCAAGCGCTTGCTGGAAGAAGAGGGCCTCAGCCCGAGCATCCTGGAAGCCAGGATCCGGACTTTCGTCCACCAGATCTAA
- a CDS encoding polyprenyl synthetase family protein, translating into MSAAAQVQADLDRLLPLLDALLTTPFREGEAARLGEAMRYSLEAGGKRVRPILCLLAAEAVGGTAAQALPGALALEYIHTYSLIHDDLPAMDDDDLRRGRPTNHKVYGEGHAILAGDGLLTEAFGVLATADLDPVRRAQALALLAEGAGWRGMVGGQALDLEGETLAAYDLDHLRLIHRLKTGALLRTSLEIGAVLGGAAPEEQAALRAYGEAIGLAFQIQDDILDATATEADLGKRAGKDAGRGKITYPSLLGLDGARNALSEATETALCHLASLPNRSSLAAWARYLAQRAK; encoded by the coding sequence GTGAGCGCCGCCGCGCAGGTCCAGGCCGACCTGGACCGCCTGCTGCCCCTGCTGGACGCCCTCCTCACCACGCCCTTCCGGGAGGGCGAGGCCGCCCGCCTGGGCGAGGCCATGCGCTACAGCCTGGAAGCCGGCGGCAAGCGGGTGCGGCCCATCCTCTGCCTGCTGGCCGCCGAGGCCGTGGGCGGCACCGCGGCCCAGGCTCTGCCCGGCGCCTTGGCCCTGGAATACATCCATACCTATTCGCTGATCCACGACGACCTGCCGGCCATGGACGACGACGACCTCCGTCGCGGCCGGCCCACCAACCACAAGGTCTATGGCGAGGGCCACGCCATCCTGGCGGGCGACGGCCTGCTGACCGAGGCCTTCGGCGTGCTGGCGACCGCGGACCTGGATCCCGTCCGCCGGGCCCAGGCCCTGGCGCTGCTGGCCGAGGGCGCGGGCTGGCGCGGCATGGTCGGGGGGCAGGCCCTGGATCTGGAAGGCGAAACGCTCGCGGCCTACGACCTGGACCACCTCCGCCTCATCCACCGCCTGAAGACCGGCGCCCTGCTGCGGACCTCCCTGGAGATCGGCGCCGTGCTCGGGGGCGCCGCCCCCGAGGAGCAGGCCGCCCTGCGGGCCTATGGCGAGGCCATCGGCCTGGCGTTCCAGATCCAGGACGACATCCTGGACGCCACCGCCACCGAGGCGGATCTGGGCAAGCGCGCCGGAAAGGATGCGGGCAGGGGTAAGATCACCTACCCTTCGCTCCTGGGCCTGGACGGCGCCCGCAACGCCCTGAGTGAAGCCACCGAGACCGCCCTATGTCACCTAGCCTCCCTTCCCAATCGCAGTTCCTTGGCAGCCTGGGCCCGTTATCTGGCCCAGCGGGCGAAATAG
- the xseB gene encoding exodeoxyribonuclease VII small subunit, producing MSTQPSFDDGLDRLEALVQQLESGNLSLEDALTRFEEGVQLSQALQKQLSEAQRRVEVLKAGLGGEYRADPLDDAKESR from the coding sequence ATGAGCACCCAACCCTCCTTCGACGATGGCCTGGACCGGCTGGAGGCCCTGGTGCAACAGCTGGAATCGGGCAACCTCAGCCTGGAGGACGCGCTCACGCGCTTCGAGGAGGGAGTGCAGCTGAGCCAGGCCCTGCAAAAGCAGCTGTCCGAGGCCCAGCGCCGGGTCGAGGTCCTGAAGGCCGGCCTCGGCGGCGAATACCGGGCCGACCCCCTCGACGACGCGAAGGAATCCCGGTGA
- a CDS encoding DUF4412 domain-containing protein, with amino-acid sequence MPKLLVLALGMILSAAGLLAGDLTITSQVTGKGALAKDGSQVQYLSATRMRVNHAGSKTDSLVDYGQEVIYSIDHGKKVTTKFTFKDMQETMQALEDQMAGMPEMVTKMMFGDVSEVKVEQLGPDTVMGRPCKKVRITLGKMVEDLSVDPSLQFPIKDYAKSMAMLNRAPGPMGALFKRVYQETAKLKGVPLRTRITGLMGMDVTTEATAIASTPIPDSIWALPAGYALKDGGKEMKESLKGKR; translated from the coding sequence ATGCCGAAGCTTCTGGTGCTTGCCCTCGGGATGATTCTGTCTGCAGCCGGGCTCCTCGCAGGCGACCTCACCATCACCTCCCAGGTCACGGGCAAGGGGGCCCTCGCCAAGGATGGCTCCCAGGTGCAGTACCTGAGCGCCACCCGGATGCGCGTGAACCACGCCGGGTCGAAGACCGACAGCCTGGTGGACTACGGCCAGGAGGTCATCTACAGCATCGACCACGGCAAGAAGGTCACCACCAAGTTCACCTTCAAGGACATGCAGGAGACCATGCAGGCCCTGGAGGACCAGATGGCCGGCATGCCCGAGATGGTGACGAAGATGATGTTCGGCGATGTCTCCGAGGTGAAGGTCGAGCAGCTTGGCCCCGACACGGTCATGGGCCGCCCCTGCAAGAAGGTGCGCATCACCCTCGGCAAGATGGTGGAGGACCTCAGCGTGGATCCCTCCCTCCAGTTCCCGATCAAGGACTACGCGAAATCCATGGCCATGCTGAACCGGGCGCCCGGCCCCATGGGCGCGCTCTTCAAGCGCGTCTACCAGGAGACGGCCAAGCTCAAGGGCGTGCCCCTGCGCACCCGCATTACGGGACTCATGGGCATGGATGTGACCACCGAGGCTACCGCCATCGCCTCGACGCCCATCCCCGACAGCATTTGGGCCCTGCCCGCCGGCTACGCGCTGAAGGACGGCGGCAAGGAGATGAAGGAAAGCCTGAAGGGGAAGCGGTAG
- a CDS encoding sigma-54-dependent transcriptional regulator — MARVLVVDDSKETCEFLEELLGTMGLEVAKATHPDKAIDLLHKEAFDLLLSDINLEAKKDGLDLLREAKPLGVDTILLSGFGTLETAIEAVREGAFDFLSKPWNNEELKALVSRALARRQSSGQGAVQSASPKGKRSLMIGSSPKMMTVYKTIASLQNSRATVLITGESGTGKELVARSIHLSSDRRDRAFVAVNCGALTETLLESELFGHVKGSFTGAVGEKPGLFEEASGGTIFLDEIGETSPSFQVRLLRVLQEQEIRRVGGNKTIKVDSRVIAATNRDLQQMVKAGTFREDLYYRLGVVELAVPPLRERREDIGPLLDHFLAEFGQKDQQAYQLHPEARRVLESYSWPGNVRELSNAVENLTQLSRGREITVDDLPAKIQADALKKALRRPETGEGVPSLIEDWPSLDELERRYIQILVGKHKEKQRIAEILGVDRTTLYRKLKSYGLHEGE; from the coding sequence ATGGCCCGTGTGCTCGTGGTGGACGACAGCAAGGAGACCTGCGAGTTCCTGGAGGAGCTCCTGGGCACCATGGGCTTGGAGGTCGCCAAGGCCACCCATCCCGACAAGGCCATCGACCTGCTGCACAAGGAAGCCTTCGACCTGCTGCTCTCCGACATCAACCTGGAGGCCAAGAAGGACGGCCTGGATCTCCTGCGGGAGGCCAAGCCCCTGGGCGTGGACACCATCCTGCTGTCGGGCTTCGGCACCCTGGAGACCGCCATCGAGGCCGTGCGCGAAGGGGCCTTCGACTTCCTGAGCAAGCCCTGGAACAACGAGGAGTTGAAGGCCCTGGTGTCGCGGGCCCTGGCCCGCCGCCAGTCCAGCGGCCAGGGCGCGGTCCAGAGCGCCTCGCCCAAGGGCAAGCGCAGCCTCATGATCGGCTCGAGCCCCAAGATGATGACGGTCTACAAGACCATCGCGAGCCTGCAGAACAGCCGGGCGACGGTGCTCATCACGGGGGAGAGCGGCACGGGCAAGGAGTTGGTGGCCCGGAGCATCCACCTGTCCAGCGACCGGCGGGACCGGGCCTTCGTGGCCGTGAACTGCGGGGCCCTGACGGAAACCCTGCTGGAATCCGAGCTCTTCGGGCATGTGAAAGGCTCCTTCACCGGCGCCGTCGGGGAGAAGCCGGGCCTGTTCGAGGAGGCCTCGGGGGGGACCATCTTCCTGGACGAGATCGGAGAGACCAGCCCGAGCTTCCAGGTGCGGCTCCTCCGGGTGCTCCAGGAGCAGGAGATCCGCCGGGTGGGGGGCAACAAGACCATCAAGGTGGATTCCCGCGTCATCGCGGCCACCAACCGCGACCTCCAGCAGATGGTGAAGGCGGGGACCTTCCGCGAGGATCTCTACTATCGTCTCGGCGTGGTGGAACTGGCCGTACCGCCCCTGCGGGAGCGCCGTGAGGACATCGGGCCGCTGCTGGATCACTTCCTGGCGGAGTTCGGGCAGAAGGATCAGCAGGCCTATCAGCTGCACCCCGAGGCCCGGCGGGTGCTCGAGAGCTACTCCTGGCCCGGCAATGTGCGTGAGCTCAGCAATGCCGTGGAGAATCTCACCCAGCTGAGCCGGGGCCGGGAGATCACCGTGGACGACCTGCCGGCCAAAATCCAGGCCGACGCGCTCAAGAAGGCCCTGCGCCGGCCGGAAACGGGTGAGGGGGTCCCCTCCCTGATCGAGGATTGGCCCTCGCTGGACGAGCTGGAGCGCCGGTACATCCAGATCCTGGTTGGAA